A stretch of the Musa acuminata AAA Group cultivar baxijiao chromosome BXJ2-7, Cavendish_Baxijiao_AAA, whole genome shotgun sequence genome encodes the following:
- the LOC135616355 gene encoding uncharacterized protein LOC135616355, whose protein sequence is MEVYVDDMIVKSCTTAAHLTDLAETFATLRRYGMRLNPIKCAFGVSSGRFLRFIIHERGIDANPEKVQAIISMQAPRIIKELQRLNGRLLKWSVELDEFDIQYVPRTAIKAQSVADFISELTQPEDEDSERVSEGWVLRMDGLASSKGAGAGLVLEDPDGRSFERSLRFGFQATNNEAEYEALLAGLRLAIEM, encoded by the exons ATGGAGGTCTACGTTGATGACATGATCGTTAAAAGCTGTACAACAGCTGCCCACCTAACAGACTTGGCCGAGACGTTTGCCACGTTGCGAAGATacggcatgcgactcaacccgATAAAATGTGCTTTTGGCGTCAGCTCAGGAAGATTCCTCAgattcatcatacacgaaaggggaatcgacgccaacccggaaaaggtccaAGCGATTATCAGCATGCAGGCCCCTCGGATAATCAAGGAGTTGCAACGGCTAAACG GTCGCCTCCTCAAATGGTCGGTGGAGCTCGACGAGTTCGACATACAATATGTACCAAGAACTGCCATCAAGGCCCAATCAGTAGCCGACTTCATCTCGGAACTAACTCAGCCCGAGGACGAGGATTCTGAGCGAGTTAGTGAAGGATGGGTCCTACGCATGGACGGATTGGCCAGCTCGAAGGGTGCGGGCGCGGGGCTAGTGTTGGAAGACCCCGACGGACGATCGTTCGAACGCTCCCTTCGCTTTGGTTTTCAAGCCACGAATAATGAGGCAGAGTATGAGGCGCTCCTAGCAGGGCTCCGATTAGCCATTGAGATGTAG
- the LOC103974438 gene encoding uncharacterized protein LOC103974438 encodes MRFREFCASHGIQLRFSSVAHPQTNGLAEVTNRSILDGLRRRASVARSVWVDELPSILWSLQTTPKTTTGESPYSLAFGTEAILPPKVVFPTPRTENYEERTTIEGLRASLNMLEERHADVHLKALSYKRAVARIYTRKVHPRQLSWAI; translated from the coding sequence ATGCGGTTTCGGGAATTTTGTGCGAGCCACGGgattcagctgaggttcagctcggtggcccaccccCAGACGAACGGACTAGCAGAGGTAACCAATCGATCCATCCTGGACGGGCTCAGAAGAAGAGCATCCGTAGCCCGATCGGTttgggtggacgagctccctAGCATCTTGTGGTCCTTGCAGACCACCCCCAAAACCACAACTGGAGAATCCCCCTACAGCCTCGCATTCGGAACCGAGGCCATCCTACCACCCAAAGTGGTTTTCCCTACACCTCGAACAGAAAATTACGAGGAAAGGACAACGATCGAAGGACTTCGAGCCAGTCTCAACATGCTTGAGGAGCGACATGCTGATGTACACTTAAAGGCCCTCTCCTACAAGAGAGCTGTCGCGAGAATCTATACCCGAAAGGTGCATCCCCGACAATTAAGTTGGGCGATCTAG
- the LOC135617296 gene encoding omega-6 fatty acid desaturase, chloroplastic-like isoform X2, with the protein MACALSTPILRLEATSSRRASCGTRLEICRDFLGARRKYPCQILSYKNPSYVVRAMVLPASRPILDNEEERKQMSERYGFTQIGEPLPDNIMLKDIMDTLPKMLFEIDDMKAWRSILISVTSYALGILMIAKAPWYLLPLAWAWTGTAVTGFFVIGHDCAHKSFSRNKLVEDIVGTLAFLPLVYPFEPWRFKHDRHHAKTNMLSEDTAWHPVWPEEFNSSPLLRKAIIFGYGPFRPWMSIAHWLIWHFDLKKFRPSEVGRVKISLACVFAFMAIGWPLIVYKAGIIGWIKFWLMPWLGYHFWMSTFTMVHHTAPHIPFKTSEEWNAAQAQLNGTVHCNYPRWIEILCHDINVHIPHHISSRIPSYNLRVAHKSLQENWGKYLTEANWNWRLMKTIMTMCHVYDKERYYVPFDDIAPENESYPIKFLQKAMPDYA; encoded by the exons ATGGCGTGCGCGCTTTCCACTCCAATCCTTCGCCTCGAG GCGACTTCTTCTCGGAGGGCATCGTGCGGCACGAGGCTGGAAATCTGTCGAG ACTTCTTAGGAGCAAGAAGGAAATACCCCTGTCAAATTCTATCCTACAAAAATCCATCTTATGTGGTTCGGGCCATGGTGTTGCCCGCTTCACGCCCAATTCTAGATAATGAGGAGGAAAGAAAGCAGATGTCTGAAAGATATGGCTTTACACAAATTGGGGAACCACTTCCAGATAACATTATGCTGAAAGATATCATGGATACACTGCCTAAAATG ctaTTTGAAATCGATGACATGAAAGCATGGAGGTCAATTTTGATATCGGTGACTTCCTATGCATTGGGGATTTTGATGATTGCAAAAGCCCCATGGTATTTGCTTCCTCTAGCTTGGGCTTGGACTGGCACGGCAGTGACAGGG TTTTTTGTGATAGGCCATGACTGCGCTCACAAGTCATTTTCAAGGAATAAATTGGTTGAAGACATCGTGGGAACCCTAGCATTTTTACCCCTAGTATACCCATTTGAGCCTTGGCGATTTaagcatgataggcatcatgctaAAACAAACAT GTTGTCAGAAGATACTGCTTGGCACCCTGTATGGCCAGAGGAGTTCAACTCCTCCCCTCTTCTGAGGAAGGCAATAATATTTGGTTATGGACCATTCAGGCCTTGGATGTCAATAGCTCATTG gttgatttggcacttcgatTTGAAAAAGTTCAGACCTTCTGAAGTTGGAAGGGTGAAGATCAGTTTAGCATGTGTATTTGCGTTTATGGCTATTGGATGGCCATTGATTGTCTATAAGGCAGGGATCATAGGATGGATCAAGTTTTGGCTCATGCCGTGGCTGGGATATCACTTTTGG ATGAGCACCTTTACAATGGTCCATCATACTGCTCCTCATATACCATTCAAAACATCAGAAGAGTGGAATGCTGCTCAGGCACAACTTAACGGCACAGTTCACTGTAACTATCCTCGTTG GATTGAGATCCTATGTCATGATATCAATGTGCATATTCCGCATCATATTTCTTCTAGGATACCAAGTTACAACCTCCGGGTAGCTCATAAGTCACTCCAAGAAAATTGGGGAAAG TATCTCACTGAAGCCAACTGGAATTGGCGTCTGATGAAGACAATAATGACTATGTGCCATGTATATGACAAGGAGCGATATTATGTGCCATTCGATGACATTGCTCCTGAAAATGAGTCGTACCCAATCAAATTCCTCCAAAAAGCCATGCCTGACTATGCATGA
- the LOC135617296 gene encoding omega-6 fatty acid desaturase, chloroplastic-like isoform X1: MACALSTPILRLEATSSRRASCGTRLEICRGLDFLGARRKYPCQILSYKNPSYVVRAMVLPASRPILDNEEERKQMSERYGFTQIGEPLPDNIMLKDIMDTLPKMLFEIDDMKAWRSILISVTSYALGILMIAKAPWYLLPLAWAWTGTAVTGFFVIGHDCAHKSFSRNKLVEDIVGTLAFLPLVYPFEPWRFKHDRHHAKTNMLSEDTAWHPVWPEEFNSSPLLRKAIIFGYGPFRPWMSIAHWLIWHFDLKKFRPSEVGRVKISLACVFAFMAIGWPLIVYKAGIIGWIKFWLMPWLGYHFWMSTFTMVHHTAPHIPFKTSEEWNAAQAQLNGTVHCNYPRWIEILCHDINVHIPHHISSRIPSYNLRVAHKSLQENWGKYLTEANWNWRLMKTIMTMCHVYDKERYYVPFDDIAPENESYPIKFLQKAMPDYA; encoded by the exons ATGGCGTGCGCGCTTTCCACTCCAATCCTTCGCCTCGAG GCGACTTCTTCTCGGAGGGCATCGTGCGGCACGAGGCTGGAAATCTGTCGAG GTTTAGACTTCTTAGGAGCAAGAAGGAAATACCCCTGTCAAATTCTATCCTACAAAAATCCATCTTATGTGGTTCGGGCCATGGTGTTGCCCGCTTCACGCCCAATTCTAGATAATGAGGAGGAAAGAAAGCAGATGTCTGAAAGATATGGCTTTACACAAATTGGGGAACCACTTCCAGATAACATTATGCTGAAAGATATCATGGATACACTGCCTAAAATG ctaTTTGAAATCGATGACATGAAAGCATGGAGGTCAATTTTGATATCGGTGACTTCCTATGCATTGGGGATTTTGATGATTGCAAAAGCCCCATGGTATTTGCTTCCTCTAGCTTGGGCTTGGACTGGCACGGCAGTGACAGGG TTTTTTGTGATAGGCCATGACTGCGCTCACAAGTCATTTTCAAGGAATAAATTGGTTGAAGACATCGTGGGAACCCTAGCATTTTTACCCCTAGTATACCCATTTGAGCCTTGGCGATTTaagcatgataggcatcatgctaAAACAAACAT GTTGTCAGAAGATACTGCTTGGCACCCTGTATGGCCAGAGGAGTTCAACTCCTCCCCTCTTCTGAGGAAGGCAATAATATTTGGTTATGGACCATTCAGGCCTTGGATGTCAATAGCTCATTG gttgatttggcacttcgatTTGAAAAAGTTCAGACCTTCTGAAGTTGGAAGGGTGAAGATCAGTTTAGCATGTGTATTTGCGTTTATGGCTATTGGATGGCCATTGATTGTCTATAAGGCAGGGATCATAGGATGGATCAAGTTTTGGCTCATGCCGTGGCTGGGATATCACTTTTGG ATGAGCACCTTTACAATGGTCCATCATACTGCTCCTCATATACCATTCAAAACATCAGAAGAGTGGAATGCTGCTCAGGCACAACTTAACGGCACAGTTCACTGTAACTATCCTCGTTG GATTGAGATCCTATGTCATGATATCAATGTGCATATTCCGCATCATATTTCTTCTAGGATACCAAGTTACAACCTCCGGGTAGCTCATAAGTCACTCCAAGAAAATTGGGGAAAG TATCTCACTGAAGCCAACTGGAATTGGCGTCTGATGAAGACAATAATGACTATGTGCCATGTATATGACAAGGAGCGATATTATGTGCCATTCGATGACATTGCTCCTGAAAATGAGTCGTACCCAATCAAATTCCTCCAAAAAGCCATGCCTGACTATGCATGA
- the LOC135617298 gene encoding uncharacterized protein LOC135617298, whose protein sequence is MEFRRKKLQIVVRSPDLGLPARCITLAPDLTLRGLKLAFLPGILLRQPLAFESLYFDLGGRPLTDSSTLTDAGIAAGSSALLTLRLRLRGGGGDGGATGAESRDCYLNMYATKKPDKVDPNETRLSKWTTCALSGEPLAPPVVVDRLGNLFNKEALVEALIHKNIPKEFSHIMGLKDMIPIHLSLNPGAANSETRFECPITGLEFNGKYGFLVLRGCGHVLSVKALKEVKSSACLVCHKEFSESDKLVINGSMEEVAVLRERMDGERGKLKERKEKKASAHLSGTKHAGDENDGILDNGRKVGGAKRFKAMDMVPANATKEVYGSIFISSKKSDFKETFSCRSLPLGRN, encoded by the coding sequence ATGGAGTTCCGGCGGAAGAAGCTCCAAATCGTCGTACGATCTCCCGATCTCGGCCTTCCCGCTAGATGCATAACCCTCGCCCCTGATCTCACCCTCCGCGGTCTCAAGCTCGCATTCCTCCCAGGAATTCTCCTCCGACAACCGCTCGCCTTCGAATCCCTCTATTTCGATCTCGGCGGAAGGCCGCTCACGGACTCCTCCACCCTTACCGACGCCGGTATCGCTGCCGGATCATCCGCCCTTCTCACCCTTCGCCTCCGcctccgcggcggcggcggcgatggcgggGCTACCGGCGCCGAGTCCCGCGACTGCTACCTCAACATGTATGCCACCAAGAAGCCCGACAAGGTGGACCCCAATGAGACCCGGCTGTCCAAGTGGACAACATGTGCGCTCTCCGGCGAGCCCCTCGCCCCACCCGTTGTCGTCGACCGTCTCGGCAATCTGTTCAACAAGGAGGCGCTCGTCGAGGCCCTAATCCATAAGAATATCCCCAAGGAGTTCAGTCATATTATGGGATTGAAGGACATGATCCCGATCCATTTGTCTCTGAATCCTGGTGCCGCTAATTCCGAGACGAGGTTCGAGTGCCCGATCACGGGTCTTGAGTTCAATGGGAAATATGGATTCTTGGTGCTTCGTGGCTGTGGGCATGTTTTGAGTGTGAAGGCCCTCAAAGAAGTCAAATCTTCCGCTTGCTTGGTTTGCCATAAAGAGTTCTCGGAGTCAGATAAGCTTGTCATCAATGGGAGCATGGAGGAAGTTGCAGTGCTGAGAGAGAGGATGGATGGGGAGAGGGGTAAAttgaaggagaggaaggaaaaGAAGGCTAGTGCACACCTAAGTGGCACCAAGCATGCTGGCGACGAGAATGATGGGATCTTGGATAATGGGAGAAAGGTTGGAGGAGCGAAAAGGTTCAAGGCCATGGATATGGTTCCTGCCAATGCCACAAAAGAAGTTTATGGATCAATTTTTATTTCTTCGAAGAAATCAGACTTCAAGGAGACTTTTTCTTGCAGGTCGCTTCCACTAGGCAGGAACTGA